A genome region from Nocardia sp. NBC_01730 includes the following:
- a CDS encoding tryptophan 2,3-dioxygenase family protein translates to MRDYSQQVLSGEGDNDYARYMRTDALLSLQRRPEEVLHRDELLFQIVHQSTELWLKLACSELREATAGIQEGELDRATALLTRASLAVELVTGQLEMMRYLSPWDFQTIRTVLGHGSGADSPGWLSVRRDSRALGQAFTALVEKRGIDLAETYRADRKGEIYRLAEALIEWDERVSLWRVRHYKVTTRVIGHQVTGTQGTPVEMLTKLIAHKFFPELWDVRTHLTDTGPMAEPQADPLPTSSV, encoded by the coding sequence GTGAGGGACTACTCGCAGCAGGTGCTGAGCGGCGAGGGCGACAACGATTACGCCCGTTACATGAGAACCGACGCCCTGCTCTCGCTCCAGCGGCGCCCAGAGGAGGTGCTGCACCGCGACGAGTTGCTGTTCCAGATCGTCCACCAGTCGACCGAGTTGTGGCTGAAGCTGGCCTGCTCCGAACTGCGCGAGGCGACCGCGGGCATCCAGGAGGGTGAGCTGGACAGGGCTACCGCGCTGCTGACTCGAGCTTCGCTGGCAGTCGAACTGGTGACCGGTCAGCTGGAGATGATGCGCTACCTGTCACCGTGGGACTTCCAGACCATTCGCACCGTGCTCGGTCACGGTTCGGGGGCTGACTCGCCAGGCTGGCTGTCGGTGCGGCGGGACAGTCGTGCTCTCGGCCAAGCCTTCACGGCGCTCGTCGAGAAGCGCGGGATCGACCTGGCCGAAACATACCGCGCCGACCGGAAGGGGGAGATCTACCGGCTGGCCGAAGCATTGATCGAATGGGACGAGCGGGTCTCGCTGTGGCGAGTGCGGCACTACAAGGTCACCACTCGTGTCATCGGCCACCAAGTCACCGGCACGCAGGGTACCCCGGTGGAGATGCTGACCAAGCTGATAGCGCACAAGTTCTTCCCCGAACTGTGGGACGTTCGCACCCACCTGACCGACACCGGGCCCATGGCTGAACCGCAGGCCGATCCCTTGCCGACCAGTTCCGTATGA
- a CDS encoding aminotransferase class V-fold PLP-dependent enzyme, whose amino-acid sequence MNVLSVVTPKMFRARFPMLRRTVHLASCSLGARSVELDQALARMLDEMAVGGAPWEVFEHQVSEARDRFAALIGARPDQVAVVPNASVGAYQVASTRNWQARPRIVTTTAEFPSIAHVWLAQRPCGAEVVHAAHSVDSYTSLIDRKTRLVSVPLIGYQDSARLPVADVVQAAQAAGAEVFVDAYQAVGVEPVDVTRLGCDFLVAGTAKYLLGLPGLAFLYARSPERADHTPRLTGWFGRVDPFGFDPHRLDFPASAVRFETGTPAVPACYAANAGLRLIGELNLSAVRDHVSQLGELAHEQLTEQGERVRTLPPTQRGAHIGLVDPDPAGLGRRLAERGIAVSPRGDIVRLSFHYYSDVEDVASLCAALRDDRLSRGSLP is encoded by the coding sequence ATGAACGTCCTTTCCGTGGTCACCCCAAAGATGTTCCGCGCGCGCTTCCCGATGCTTCGGCGGACTGTGCACCTGGCCAGCTGCAGCCTGGGAGCCCGTTCGGTGGAACTCGACCAGGCGCTGGCGCGGATGCTGGACGAGATGGCCGTCGGCGGTGCGCCGTGGGAGGTGTTCGAACACCAAGTCAGCGAGGCCCGCGATCGGTTCGCCGCGCTGATCGGGGCGCGGCCCGACCAGGTGGCCGTGGTGCCCAACGCTTCGGTCGGCGCCTACCAGGTCGCTTCCACTCGGAACTGGCAGGCTCGCCCACGTATCGTCACCACCACGGCGGAGTTCCCCTCCATTGCCCACGTCTGGCTTGCCCAGCGCCCGTGCGGCGCCGAGGTCGTGCATGCCGCGCACTCCGTAGACAGCTATACCTCGCTGATCGACCGCAAGACCAGGCTGGTGTCGGTGCCGCTGATCGGCTACCAGGACTCGGCTCGGCTGCCGGTCGCCGATGTGGTGCAGGCCGCGCAGGCAGCCGGGGCCGAGGTCTTCGTCGACGCATATCAGGCGGTGGGCGTGGAACCGGTCGACGTCACGCGCCTGGGCTGCGACTTCCTCGTCGCCGGCACCGCGAAGTATCTGTTGGGCCTGCCCGGCCTCGCCTTTCTCTACGCCCGCTCACCCGAGCGTGCCGACCACACACCACGCCTCACAGGCTGGTTCGGCCGGGTCGATCCGTTCGGCTTCGACCCCCATCGGCTGGATTTCCCAGCGTCTGCCGTGCGGTTCGAGACCGGCACTCCGGCGGTGCCCGCCTGCTACGCCGCCAACGCCGGGCTGCGCCTGATCGGCGAGCTGAACCTGTCCGCTGTCCGTGACCACGTGAGTCAGCTGGGCGAGCTGGCTCACGAGCAGCTGACCGAGCAGGGCGAGCGGGTGCGCACCCTGCCGCCCACACAGCGGGGCGCCCACATCGGACTGGTCGACCCCGATCCCGCGGGGCTCGGCCGCCGACTGGCCGAACGCGGGATCGCGGTCAGCCCCCGCGGCGACATCGTACGGCTGTCGTTCCACTACTACAGCGATGTCGAGGACGTCGCTTCGCTGTGCGCGGCCCTGCGCGACGACCGGCTCTCGCGAGGCAGCTTGCCCTGA
- the nrdE gene encoding class 1b ribonucleoside-diphosphate reductase subunit alpha, producing the protein MLNLYGPNGEIQFDKDREAAHQYFLQHVNQNTVFFHNLDEKLDYLIDENYYEAEVLEQYSRGFIKKLFKQAYAKKFRFPTFLGAFKYYTSYTLKTFDGKRYLERFEDRVCMVALTLAAGDETLASKLVDEIIEGRFQPATPTFLNSGKKQRGEPVSCFLLRIEDNMESIGRSINSALQLSKRGGGVALLLSNIREHGAPIKKIENQSSGVIPIMKLLEDSFSYANQLGARQGAGAVYLHAHHPDIYRFLDTKRENADEKIRIKTLSLGVVIPDITFELAKKNEDMYLFSPYDVERIYGKPFADIDVTEKYHEMVDDKRIRKSKIKAREFFQTIAELQFESGYPYIMFEDTVNRSNPIAGKITHSNLCSEILQVSTPSEFNDDLSYAKVGKDISCNLGSLNIAKTMDSPDFAQTIEMAIRALTAVSDQTHIYSVPSIEQGNNSSHAIGLGQMNLHGYLARERVRYGSEEGIDFTDIYFYTVVYHAIRASNLIAKERGTYFGGFPESKYASGEYFDKYTEQVWEPKTERVRQLFADAGVHIPTQDDWRALKASVMEHGIYNQNLQAVPPTGSISYINHSTSSIHPVASKIEIRKEGKIGRVYYPAPYMDNDNLEYYEDAYDIGYEKIIDTYAAATKHVDQGLSLTLFFKDTATTRDLNRAQIYAWRKGIKTLYYIRLRQMALEGTEVEGCVSCML; encoded by the coding sequence TCGAACAGTACAGCCGCGGGTTCATCAAGAAGCTGTTCAAGCAGGCGTACGCCAAGAAGTTCCGGTTCCCGACCTTCCTGGGCGCGTTCAAGTACTACACCTCGTACACGCTGAAGACCTTCGACGGCAAGCGCTACCTGGAGCGGTTCGAGGATCGGGTGTGCATGGTCGCGCTCACCCTCGCCGCCGGTGACGAGACGCTGGCGAGCAAGCTGGTCGACGAGATCATCGAAGGCCGTTTCCAGCCCGCTACCCCGACCTTCCTCAACTCGGGCAAGAAGCAGCGCGGCGAGCCGGTGTCATGCTTCCTTTTGCGCATCGAGGACAACATGGAGTCCATCGGCCGCTCGATCAACTCCGCACTGCAGCTGTCCAAGCGCGGCGGGGGTGTGGCGTTGCTGCTGAGCAACATTCGCGAGCACGGCGCGCCGATCAAGAAGATCGAGAATCAGAGCTCGGGCGTCATCCCGATCATGAAGCTGCTGGAGGACTCGTTCTCCTACGCCAACCAGCTCGGCGCGCGGCAGGGTGCGGGCGCGGTGTACCTGCACGCACACCACCCGGACATCTACCGGTTCCTGGACACCAAGCGGGAGAACGCGGACGAGAAGATCCGCATCAAGACCCTCTCGCTCGGCGTGGTGATACCGGACATCACCTTCGAGCTGGCAAAGAAGAACGAGGACATGTACCTGTTCTCGCCCTACGATGTGGAGCGGATCTACGGCAAGCCGTTCGCCGACATCGACGTCACCGAGAAGTACCACGAGATGGTCGACGACAAGCGCATCCGCAAGTCGAAGATCAAGGCGCGCGAGTTCTTCCAGACCATCGCCGAGCTGCAGTTCGAATCCGGCTACCCGTACATCATGTTCGAGGACACCGTGAACCGGTCCAACCCGATCGCGGGGAAGATCACGCACTCGAACCTGTGCTCGGAAATCCTCCAGGTGTCCACGCCGTCGGAGTTCAACGACGACCTGTCCTACGCGAAGGTGGGCAAGGACATCTCGTGCAACCTCGGCTCGCTGAACATCGCCAAGACGATGGACTCACCCGACTTCGCGCAGACCATCGAGATGGCCATCCGGGCGCTGACCGCGGTGTCGGACCAGACCCACATCTACTCGGTGCCGTCGATCGAGCAGGGCAACAACTCCTCGCACGCCATCGGCCTCGGGCAGATGAACCTGCACGGCTACCTCGCGCGCGAGCGGGTGCGCTACGGCTCCGAAGAAGGCATCGACTTCACCGACATCTACTTCTACACCGTTGTCTACCACGCGATCCGGGCCTCGAACCTGATCGCGAAGGAGCGCGGCACCTACTTCGGCGGGTTCCCCGAATCGAAGTACGCCAGCGGTGAGTACTTCGACAAGTACACCGAACAGGTGTGGGAGCCGAAGACCGAACGGGTCCGTCAGCTCTTCGCCGACGCGGGCGTGCACATCCCGACCCAGGACGACTGGCGTGCGCTGAAGGCCTCGGTCATGGAGCACGGCATCTACAACCAGAACCTGCAGGCGGTGCCGCCGACCGGCTCGATCTCCTACATCAACCACTCCACCAGCTCCATCCACCCGGTGGCGTCGAAGATCGAGATCCGCAAGGAAGGCAAGATCGGCCGCGTCTACTACCCGGCGCCCTACATGGACAACGACAACCTCGAGTACTACGAGGACGCCTACGACATCGGCTACGAGAAGATCATCGACACCTACGCCGCGGCCACCAAGCACGTCGACCAAGGCCTGTCGCTGACGCTGTTCTTCAAAGACACCGCTACCACCCGCGATTTGAACCGCGCCCAAATCTACGCCTGGCGTAAGGGCATCAAGACCCTCTACTACATCCGCCTGCGCCAAATGGCTTTGGAGGGAACCGAAGTCGAGGGCTGCGTGTCCTGCATGCTGTAA